The Laspinema palackyanum D2c sequence TTGCCAGCGAGTATATCCAGGAGTATCTGGCCGATCGCCGAGGCGATTTCGCGGAGTATCAACACCACCTCCACCAGCAATTTAAGCGGTCCTGGGATATTTCGGAGCGGATCGCTACAAAAGTTTATCTGGTGTATAGCGATCGCCGGATTGATCAAGGGTTGGCCTATTTAGGAAACCTGGAAGTCTCGGAGGTGATCGAGCTTTTATTCTCCTATCGATTTGAAAATATGACGAAAGGGGTCGGGCGCATCCTCCTGAGCAAACTGACTGAATTTTGGCAAAAAATTGGGCAAAGATTGGGCCTATCTAGTACAATCAGTTAGAGCCAATTAACCTAGTTTTCACCGGATTGATTATGTCTGGAAATCCTCCCGTTTATCCCGTTTTGTGGAAAAAAGACCATGTAGCGCTCATTGACCAAACTCGTCTACCGACGGAGTATGCCGTGGTAGAAATTCGCCGCTATGACGATATGGCAAGGGCCATTCAAACCATGATTGTGCGCGGTGCTCCCGCAATTGGAGTGGCGGCAGCTTATGGAATGTATTTGGGGGCTAGGGACATCCAAACGGAGGAACGGGGGGAGTTTTTGACTCAGTTAGAAACCGTGGCGGAAACGTTACGCCAGACTCGTCCCACGGCGGTGAATTTGTTTTGGGCGATCGCCCGAATGCAAACGGTGGCAAGGCAGACTTTGGGCCCGGTGAGTTATCTCAAGAAAGTCTTGCTAGAAACGGCGCAGGGGATTCAAGCAGAAGATTTAAAAACCTGTCAGGCGATCGGCGATTACGGTTTGGAGGCTCTTCCGAGTACGCCACAAAAGCTGCGAATTCTTACCCATTGTAATGCCGGGGCGTTAGCGACCGCAGGATATGGGACGGCATTGGGAGTGGTGCGATCGGCGTGGAAATGCGATCGCCTCGAACGAGTCTATGCCGATGAAACCCGTCCCCGTCTACAAGGGGCGAAACT is a genomic window containing:
- the mtnA gene encoding S-methyl-5-thioribose-1-phosphate isomerase; the protein is MSGNPPVYPVLWKKDHVALIDQTRLPTEYAVVEIRRYDDMARAIQTMIVRGAPAIGVAAAYGMYLGARDIQTEERGEFLTQLETVAETLRQTRPTAVNLFWAIARMQTVARQTLGPVSYLKKVLLETAQGIQAEDLKTCQAIGDYGLEALPSTPQKLRILTHCNAGALATAGYGTALGVVRSAWKCDRLERVYADETRPRLQGAKLTTWECVQEGIPVTAIADNMAAHCMKQGLIDAVVVGADRIAANGDTANKIGTYNLAIVAKAHAIPFFVAAPLSTIDFTLIEGSAIPIEIRDAEELYQIGSTRIYPLGVEFYNPAFDVTPAELITAIITEYGAVEPSELHRLQSQQVG